One genomic window of Arthrobacter caoxuetaonis includes the following:
- a CDS encoding cryptochrome/photolyase family protein, whose translation MVSLAWLRDDLRAADNPALLAAAHEGGAIALYVLDQESPGIRPLGSAAKWWLHHALQVLREDLGALGIPLVLLRGPAAEVVPAFARAAGAERIFWNRRYGGPERTVDTAVKDWAAGADLHAESFQASLLHEPWTVRTGQGGPYRVFTPFWRAVSALDFRGPLDAPAKAAAPPSGFPSGEDLEDWGLLPRHPDWSAGLAAAWTPGEAAGLAALREFLDGPVQDYDDGRDRPAKPGTSRLSPYLRWGHVSPFQVWHALSTVRGTGAGPEVFGTEIGWREFCWHQLFHNPDLAVKNLRPAFDAFPWEWPEGSGPVTPPVLRGHSGDSPGQASRPDGLDPLDAWKAGLTGIPLVDAGQRQLWNMGWMHNRVRMVAASFLVKNLGVHWRVGEEWFWETLVDADPASNPANWQWVAGSGADAAPFFRIFNPETQAKRFDPDGAYISRWVPDAMTPAYPEPLVDLRESRRHALDAYESIR comes from the coding sequence GTGGTCTCCCTCGCCTGGCTCCGTGACGACCTGCGCGCCGCGGATAATCCTGCACTCCTGGCTGCAGCACACGAGGGCGGCGCCATAGCCCTCTACGTTCTCGACCAGGAATCACCGGGCATCCGTCCCCTGGGTTCGGCCGCCAAGTGGTGGCTGCACCACGCATTGCAGGTACTGCGCGAGGATCTCGGCGCCCTGGGCATCCCGCTGGTCCTGCTGCGGGGGCCGGCAGCCGAGGTCGTCCCCGCTTTTGCGCGGGCGGCCGGCGCCGAGCGGATTTTCTGGAACCGGCGCTACGGCGGGCCGGAACGCACGGTGGACACCGCGGTCAAGGACTGGGCCGCCGGAGCTGACCTGCACGCGGAAAGCTTCCAGGCCTCGCTGCTGCACGAACCGTGGACAGTGCGCACCGGGCAGGGCGGGCCTTACCGTGTGTTCACGCCGTTCTGGCGGGCCGTCAGCGCGCTGGATTTCCGCGGTCCCCTCGACGCCCCGGCGAAAGCCGCCGCACCGCCGTCGGGGTTCCCCTCCGGTGAAGATCTGGAGGACTGGGGCCTTTTGCCCCGGCACCCCGACTGGTCTGCCGGCCTCGCCGCGGCCTGGACGCCGGGGGAAGCGGCAGGACTCGCGGCCCTGAGGGAGTTCCTCGACGGTCCGGTGCAGGACTACGACGACGGCCGGGACCGGCCGGCGAAGCCCGGAACCAGCAGGCTCTCCCCCTATTTGAGGTGGGGGCATGTGAGTCCGTTCCAGGTCTGGCACGCACTGTCCACGGTGCGCGGGACGGGGGCGGGGCCGGAGGTGTTCGGCACGGAGATCGGCTGGCGCGAATTCTGCTGGCACCAGCTCTTCCACAACCCGGACCTCGCCGTGAAGAACCTGCGCCCTGCCTTTGATGCCTTCCCCTGGGAATGGCCGGAAGGATCAGGCCCGGTGACCCCGCCGGTTTTGCGCGGCCACTCCGGGGACAGTCCTGGGCAAGCATCACGCCCGGATGGACTCGACCCGCTGGATGCCTGGAAGGCCGGGCTCACCGGCATCCCGCTGGTCGACGCCGGCCAGCGCCAGCTGTGGAACATGGGCTGGATGCACAACCGCGTGCGAATGGTCGCGGCCAGCTTCCTGGTCAAGAACCTCGGCGTGCACTGGCGGGTGGGCGAGGAATGGTTCTGGGAGACCCTCGTGGATGCGGATCCGGCGAGCAACCCCGCCAACTGGCAGTGGGTCGCCGGCTCCGGTGCGGACGCAGCACCGTTTTTCCGGATCTTCAATCCGGAAACCCAGGCGAAGCGCTTTGATCCCGACGGCGCCTACATCTCCCGCTGGGTGCCCGACGCGATGACCCCGGCCTATCCCGAACCTCTCGTGGATCTGAGGGAATCCCGCCGGCACGCCCTTGACGCATACGAGAGCATCCGCTGA
- a CDS encoding FAD-binding monooxygenase, with the protein MQFYSDGYRPGDPDVRPAAPGRENGHGPLPAEVDVLIVGTGPAGVVLAAQLAAFPGITTRVVERRGGPLAKGQADGVACRTVEMFEAFGLADKLVREAYWVNETTFWGPTGTGNGIERTGRVQDVADGLSEYPHVIVNQARMQDYLLEYMRNSPTRLEPDYGLEAADVVVGTDGEYPVTVTLRRTEGPDAGEEVEVRAKYVVGCDGARSAVRKSLGIELRGDARNHAWGVMDVLAVTDFPDIRMKSAIQSASGGSILIIPREGGYLVRLYVDLGDLDPADREARSRFTADSIIEAARKILDPYTLEVKDIAWWSVYEVGQRVADRFDDVAPQERGSRSPRVFIAGDACHTHSAKAGQGMNVSMQDGFNLGWKLGAVLQGRSPDSLLDTYSGERQEIAQKLIDFDLLWSTAMAAKPKDPANPEAGGMDAAERQAIFTQGGRFTAGFATEYPQNLITGAGTYQRLATGFPVGERFHSAPVIRLADAKPLELGHQAQADGRWRLYAFADAAAPTDPDSRLAGLCRFLAEDSASPLLRYTPAGSDSDAVFDVRAVYQQGHRDISVADLPALLLPRKAPYGLIDYERVFTPNRRAADIFDARGIDRSAGALVVVRPDQYVAHVLPLDGYQDLVDFFAGILLEARD; encoded by the coding sequence GTGCAGTTCTATTCCGACGGCTACCGTCCCGGCGATCCCGATGTCCGGCCGGCCGCACCCGGACGTGAAAACGGACATGGTCCGCTTCCCGCCGAAGTCGACGTCCTCATTGTCGGAACCGGACCTGCCGGCGTGGTCCTGGCCGCCCAGCTCGCCGCGTTCCCCGGCATCACCACCCGCGTCGTCGAGCGCCGGGGCGGTCCGCTGGCGAAGGGACAGGCCGACGGCGTTGCCTGCCGCACGGTGGAAATGTTCGAGGCGTTCGGGCTGGCCGACAAGCTGGTCCGGGAAGCGTACTGGGTCAATGAGACCACCTTCTGGGGACCGACAGGCACCGGGAACGGGATTGAGCGCACCGGCAGGGTCCAGGATGTTGCCGACGGCCTCTCCGAATACCCGCACGTCATCGTGAACCAGGCACGCATGCAGGACTACCTGCTCGAGTACATGCGCAACTCCCCCACCCGCCTCGAGCCGGACTACGGGCTGGAAGCAGCCGACGTCGTCGTTGGCACTGACGGCGAGTATCCCGTCACGGTGACGCTGCGCCGCACCGAGGGCCCGGACGCGGGCGAGGAAGTCGAAGTGCGGGCCAAGTACGTCGTCGGCTGCGACGGCGCCCGCTCTGCGGTCCGGAAGTCCCTGGGCATCGAACTGCGCGGCGATGCCCGGAACCATGCCTGGGGCGTCATGGATGTCCTGGCGGTGACGGACTTCCCGGACATCCGGATGAAGTCCGCCATCCAGTCCGCCTCCGGAGGCAGCATCCTCATCATTCCCCGCGAAGGCGGATACCTGGTGCGGCTGTACGTGGACCTGGGTGACCTTGACCCCGCCGACCGCGAGGCGCGCAGCCGCTTTACCGCCGATAGCATCATCGAAGCAGCCCGCAAGATCCTGGACCCGTACACGCTGGAGGTCAAGGACATTGCCTGGTGGTCGGTGTACGAGGTTGGCCAGCGCGTGGCAGACCGGTTCGACGACGTCGCTCCGCAGGAACGCGGCAGCCGCTCCCCGCGCGTGTTCATCGCCGGGGATGCCTGCCACACCCACTCGGCCAAAGCCGGCCAGGGTATGAACGTCTCCATGCAGGACGGCTTCAACCTCGGCTGGAAGCTCGGAGCCGTGCTTCAGGGCCGCAGCCCGGACTCCCTGCTGGACACCTACTCCGGCGAACGGCAGGAGATCGCGCAGAAGCTGATCGATTTCGATCTGCTGTGGTCCACCGCCATGGCTGCCAAGCCCAAGGACCCCGCCAACCCGGAGGCCGGAGGAATGGACGCCGCCGAGCGGCAGGCCATCTTCACCCAGGGTGGACGCTTCACGGCCGGCTTCGCCACGGAGTATCCGCAGAACCTGATCACCGGCGCGGGTACCTACCAGCGGCTGGCCACCGGTTTCCCGGTTGGGGAGCGCTTCCACTCGGCTCCGGTCATCCGGCTGGCGGACGCAAAGCCGCTGGAACTTGGCCACCAGGCCCAGGCTGACGGACGCTGGCGGCTCTACGCCTTTGCCGACGCCGCTGCGCCAACGGATCCGGACTCCCGCCTCGCCGGCCTGTGCCGCTTCCTGGCTGAGGATTCGGCGTCCCCTCTCCTGCGCTACACACCTGCAGGCTCAGATTCAGATGCGGTCTTCGACGTGCGGGCCGTGTACCAGCAGGGCCACCGTGATATCAGCGTGGCCGACCTGCCGGCGCTCCTGCTGCCCCGCAAGGCTCCGTATGGCCTGATCGACTACGAGCGTGTGTTCACTCCGAATCGCCGCGCTGCGGACATCTTCGACGCGCGGGGCATCGACCGCAGCGCCGGTGCCCTTGTGGTGGTCCGCCCGGACCAGTACGTGGCGCATGTCCTCCCCCTGGACGGGTACCAGGACCTGGTGGACTTCTTCGCCGGAATCCTGCTGGAGGCACGGGACTAA
- a CDS encoding IclR family transcriptional regulator — MRIVKKPGYAVDSVDRALQLILLLQERDWLRIADAAKVLAVAPSTAHRLMSTLVYRGFALQDDQHRYCAGPALRPDPAAGQERALIAAARPHLEALAAEVRETVNLVERVGATARYLATVEGPQLLRVGNRAGTVLPVHLSSAGKAMLSTLPDQMATAVCTRQAQRGGTAMAPGELDRLLNELGAVRRQGYAANLGRTEPDLAAVGAPVHAPHQPATLALSISAPLSRAAQLQDPAVTGALAKACRELHAALP, encoded by the coding sequence ATGCGAATCGTCAAGAAACCCGGCTACGCCGTCGACTCCGTGGACCGGGCCCTGCAGCTGATCCTGCTGCTGCAGGAGCGGGACTGGCTGCGGATCGCCGATGCCGCCAAGGTCCTGGCCGTGGCACCCTCGACGGCGCACCGGCTGATGTCGACTCTCGTTTACCGCGGGTTTGCCCTGCAGGATGACCAGCACCGCTACTGCGCCGGTCCGGCCCTCCGCCCGGATCCTGCGGCCGGCCAGGAGCGCGCCCTGATTGCCGCCGCGCGTCCCCATCTCGAAGCCCTGGCGGCCGAGGTCCGCGAGACCGTGAACCTCGTGGAGCGGGTTGGTGCCACCGCCCGCTACCTGGCAACAGTCGAAGGACCCCAGCTCCTCCGGGTTGGCAACCGGGCCGGAACTGTCCTGCCGGTCCACCTCTCTTCCGCCGGGAAGGCCATGCTCTCCACCCTCCCGGACCAGATGGCCACGGCGGTCTGCACGCGCCAGGCCCAAAGAGGCGGCACTGCGATGGCACCGGGCGAGCTGGACCGGCTGCTGAACGAGCTCGGGGCCGTCCGCCGGCAGGGCTATGCCGCCAACCTCGGCCGGACCGAACCGGACCTCGCCGCCGTGGGAGCACCGGTACATGCGCCGCATCAGCCGGCCACCCTTGCCCTCTCCATCAGCGCACCGCTGTCCCGGGCTGCGCAGCTCCAGGACCCGGCAGTAACCGGAGCGCTCGCAAAGGCGTGCCGGGAGCTGCACGCGGCGCTTCCCTAA
- a CDS encoding ABC transporter ATP-binding protein encodes MPDGPGAVPGTSGPGGGGGGGGRGPARVNPADQKQLKRHPVSLRRIAAMFAPHKKTIAVVVALISVASVVNLAQPFLVRAVIDDALPHQDIRLLGILTASMIGVAALTSAIGVVQTWLATKMGQQVMHTLRVNLFIHLQAQSLGFFTRTRGGEVQSRLTHDISGMQSVVTTTATGVASNLTTTVATAAAMVALSPGLSLISLVVLPPAIWLSRKVAKLRRTVTDERQRELAALHTQVEEGLSVSGVRLAKTLGTIPRDAGRFTARSQNLVGLELRSQLAGRWRMATMQVVFAAIPAIIYLAAGFPATNGGMTIGTLVAFTGLQAAIFRPVMGLLDIGVQWVTALAFFSRIFEYLDLEPQLKAPAHPVHVDAAAVRGDVRFENVDFAYDGGTPVLHGISLTLPAGSATAVVGSTGSGKSTLASLVPRLNDPVGGRVTIDGIDVRELDAQDLSRIVGVVSQETYLIHASVRENLLLAAPGATDQQLWQALEAARIADAIGALPDGLDTLVGARGHRFSGGEQQRLAIARTILRNPPVLVLDEATSALDNTTEAQVQLALEQLAAGRTTLTIAHRLSTVESADQVVVLEAGRIVERGTAAQLRAAGGAFARLAARSDQAHTGGQLSETPGTAVPSS; translated from the coding sequence ATGCCCGACGGACCCGGCGCCGTGCCCGGAACCTCCGGTCCCGGAGGCGGAGGAGGCGGCGGAGGACGCGGCCCGGCCCGAGTGAACCCCGCCGACCAGAAGCAACTGAAGCGGCACCCCGTCAGCCTGCGGCGCATCGCCGCAATGTTCGCCCCGCACAAAAAGACCATCGCCGTCGTCGTGGCCTTGATTTCCGTAGCCTCCGTGGTCAACCTGGCCCAGCCCTTCCTGGTCCGCGCCGTGATCGACGACGCCCTGCCACACCAGGACATCCGGCTGCTGGGCATCCTCACAGCCTCAATGATCGGCGTCGCCGCACTCACGTCCGCCATTGGCGTGGTGCAGACCTGGCTGGCCACGAAAATGGGCCAGCAGGTCATGCACACTCTGCGCGTCAATCTTTTTATCCACCTGCAGGCACAATCCCTTGGCTTCTTCACCCGCACACGCGGCGGCGAAGTCCAGTCCCGCCTCACGCACGACATTTCGGGCATGCAGTCCGTGGTGACCACGACGGCGACCGGCGTAGCCTCCAACCTCACCACCACGGTCGCCACCGCAGCGGCCATGGTGGCCCTGTCCCCCGGACTCAGCCTCATCTCACTGGTGGTCCTGCCGCCGGCCATCTGGCTCTCCCGCAAGGTCGCCAAGCTCCGCCGAACCGTCACCGATGAACGCCAGCGCGAACTCGCCGCCCTGCACACCCAGGTCGAAGAAGGACTTTCGGTCTCCGGCGTCCGGCTGGCCAAAACGCTGGGAACCATCCCCCGTGATGCCGGACGCTTTACCGCCCGCTCCCAGAACCTGGTGGGGCTGGAGCTGCGCAGCCAGCTCGCCGGACGCTGGCGGATGGCAACCATGCAGGTGGTTTTCGCCGCGATCCCGGCCATCATCTACCTGGCCGCAGGATTTCCGGCCACCAACGGCGGCATGACCATCGGCACGCTGGTGGCGTTCACCGGCCTGCAGGCCGCAATCTTCCGGCCGGTGATGGGCCTGCTGGACATCGGTGTCCAGTGGGTTACCGCGCTGGCATTCTTCAGCCGCATCTTCGAATACCTGGACCTTGAGCCGCAGCTGAAGGCCCCCGCCCATCCTGTGCACGTGGACGCCGCCGCAGTGCGCGGCGACGTCCGGTTCGAGAACGTTGACTTCGCGTACGACGGCGGAACGCCCGTCCTGCACGGCATCAGTCTCACGCTTCCCGCCGGCTCTGCCACCGCCGTCGTCGGGTCCACCGGTTCCGGCAAAAGCACTCTTGCGTCACTGGTTCCGCGCCTGAACGATCCCGTGGGCGGGCGCGTCACGATCGACGGCATCGACGTCCGGGAACTGGACGCCCAGGACCTTTCCCGGATTGTCGGAGTAGTGTCGCAGGAGACCTACCTGATCCATGCATCGGTCCGGGAAAACCTGCTGCTCGCCGCGCCAGGGGCCACGGACCAGCAGCTCTGGCAGGCACTCGAGGCAGCCCGGATCGCCGACGCCATCGGCGCCCTTCCCGACGGTCTGGACACCCTGGTGGGCGCACGCGGCCACCGGTTCTCCGGCGGGGAGCAGCAGCGGCTGGCCATTGCCCGGACGATTCTCCGCAATCCGCCGGTACTGGTCCTGGACGAAGCCACCTCGGCCCTGGACAACACCACCGAAGCCCAGGTGCAGCTGGCACTGGAGCAGCTCGCGGCCGGGCGGACCACCCTGACCATCGCCCACCGCCTCTCCACCGTCGAGTCTGCCGACCAGGTGGTGGTGCTGGAAGCCGGACGCATCGTGGAGCGGGGAACAGCGGCCCAACTGCGCGCTGCCGGCGGCGCATTCGCCCGGCTGGCCGCCCGGTCTGACCAGGCACACACGGGCGGGCAGCTCTCGGAGACCCCGGGCACCGCCGTGCCGAGCAGCTAG